CAAAAGACGGTCTACGGCAATGCTTCCTTAGCTCACAAGTTACTTCTCCGGGTTGGTAGCTTATTACTACTGGTCACTTGATACAAAAGTGGAGCAAAAAAATCAATCCCGAAGTGTCGGGACAGCCCAAACCGCTCCGCGCGTTGGGCCGGCTCGGCTGCTGTAGCACTCAAAGTGATTTGATTATTACTTACGATAGGCAGGTCGTTTTACGCGTACCAGTGCAAGCGTTTATAGCTGACAGCATGAAGAAGTATGTGCTGAGTAGGTAAGATACTGCAGGCGCTGTGATTCCGCTCCACAGTCGTTATGGTTTGGAGTGTACATAGGTCCGCGGAATCAAGGCGCTGAACCACTCCGCTACTTTGCTTTAAGGGTAAGTGTTTCTTGAGAAGGACTGATTGGGGGTGAGTGAGCATTTCCTACATGAAAGCTTTTTTAAGCTATAACAAGCGCACATCTGGGGCTGGCAACTTCAGCTTAAGCGCACAAACTTTTATAATCTATAACATGATTTGCAGAGCCAACAATTTTATTGATACATCTGGAGAATATAAATATTGAACTTTATGGGTAAGAATAGACTCCAAACCACAAATACCAATATCCAATGAAATAACCCTGCTGCTACCTAACAGACATGGTTATCAGATGCGTTACTATGATCTTGCACGCTTATAAATTTTAATAGCTGTCATTAAGATTATTACAAATGCAATTAAACCTGTTAGTCCCCACACAAAGCTCAAGCTTTGTTTTACTGCTGCCAACATTACAATTGCTACCAAAAAGATCGTGGCTACTTCATTCCAAACGCGCAGCTTTTGAGAGGAGTATTTGAAGATGCCTTGCATTTGTTGCTTGTACATACTGTGTAATGTAAAATGGTAGGCATAGAGGCCGACGACAAACAGCAGCTTGATCAACAACCATCTTCCTTCAGGCTCTGTTAAGGTATTTTGCCAGTTGCCCAGAAACATCACTAGAGGTCCAAAGATCAATGTAAGGATTGCCGATGGCCATGTAATCCCAAGCCATAGGCGCTTGATCATTATTGAAAACTGCTTTTGAAGAATAGATCGCTCAGGCTCAGTTTTCTCTTTTGCTTCTGTATTATAGATAAACAAACGCACGATATAGAACATTCCTGCAAACCAGGTCACAATAAAAATGATATGGAGGGCCTTTATGTAGAAATACATATGGTGAATGGTGAGTGGTGAATGGTGAGTTAGTTCCTAGAGCTCATCATACCGCTCAGTATTTTAAATGTTTGTATAATTAATTTACCCAATCGGGAAAGTTGTTCTTGATTACAATAGCCTAAGCATTCTGCAATATCCAATGCTGTATGTATTTCGATAACAGAGCCTCTCGATATTTCAAAGTAGCGTTTTCTCTCTACAGCAGATGTTCTTGAACAACCTTCAGCTATATTTAAATGAACTGACAGTGCAGCCCTTCTGACTTGCTGCACTAATGCGAACTTTTCTTCACTTGGAAATGCTTTTGTAATCTTATAGCATTCTAGTGCTAATTGCTTTGAAACTTGGAAGACATCCAGTTTCGTGTGTGATAGTTGTAAAAACATAGGAACGGTTTGATCTAAGTTAACCAAACTCACCATTCACTACTCACCACTCACGATAAGACCATCTCTTTGCTTCCAGTTGCATATTCCTTGATCCATTTGGCCATGGTGGACACCCATAGCGGATGCACGTTCAGACAAGGGATCATTTCAAAGCTTTCACCGCCATTGTGCATAAAAATTTCTTTGCCTTCTACCGCGATTTCTTCCAGGGTTTCCAGGCAATCGCTTACAAAGGCAGGACATACCACCAGCAGTTTCTTGACTCCTTCTTTAGGCAGTTGTTCAAAACGCATGGCGGTATAAGGTTGTAACCAGGGGTCTCTACCTAGGCGCGACTGAAATGAAAAGCCCCATTTTTCTTTGGGAATGCCCAGCATTTCTGTCACCATCTTGGACGTTTGCCAGCATTGGTGACGATAGCAGTACTCATGTGCTTTGGAAGGAACATCGCAACAGTTAGGCACTTTGAGGCAATGTTGCCCGGTTATATCACCTTTATATATATGGCGCTCAGGCACACCATGATAAGAGAAAAGTATTTGATCGTACTCTTTATCTAAGTACGGCCTCATGCTCTCGGCCAATGCTTCCAGGTAATCAGCATTATCATAGTAGGGCTTTATGGTTGTTAGCTTAAACGCATACCCACCTTTTTTATATTGTTCTTTAGCATATTCAACAGCCGTTTCATAACTGCTCATGGCATAGTGTGGGTACATGGGTACCAAGATGACTTCTTCCAGATCCGGATTCTGCTGTACTAATTCATCGTAGGCTGCCTTAGGAGAAGGATTACCATAGCGCATGGCGATAGTAACAGGCTCCTCCACTTCTTTATCCAGGGCTTTACCCAATTGTTCACTAATAACAATCAGTGGTGATCCCTGATCGGTCCAAATTGATTTATAAGCTTCTGCAGATTTGGGCGCACGAAAGGGTACAATAATTCCTTTGACCAACAAGGCTCTCATTAGCCAAGGCTTATCGATCACCCGTTCATCCATTAAAAACTCGTCCAGGTAACACTTCACATCTTTCACTTCAGTAGAATCCGGACTTCCCAGGTTCATTAAGACAACCGCTCTTTTCATTATTACGTATAAATGTTTACAAATGTAGTTTGTGAATGCAACTCATATTCAAAAACCTTCAATTGAATCATCTTAGTATGACAACTGATTAAAATCAACTCCCAAAATGACAGAGCAATGACAGAGATATTCGGAAGTGCCGCTGACCGTTAATACTTTTGCAACGGTGATTTTGAGATATATAACAGAATGAATTCCAACGATTACAAGCACATATCAAATTTCTACGTAGCCGGGATCAATTATAAAAAATCTGATGCTTCTATCAGAGGACAGTTTGCCATTACTAACGAACAATACGAAGCTATTTTAACATTAGCTGCTGAAAGAGGATTGAATGAACTCTTTATTCTTTCCACTTGCAATCGTACTGAGATCTATGGCTTTGGCTATTCCAGTGAACAACTGATTGACTTGCTTTGTTCACAAACTGCAGGTGATGCCGCTACTTTTAAGAAAGCCGCTTACATAAAAAAAGGCCAGCACGCCGTAGAACATGTATTTCAGGTGGGCGCGGGTCTGGATTCCCAGATACTGGGTGACTATGAAATTGTGGGGCAACTGAAGACAGCGGTTAAATTTTCTAAAGAAAGAGGATTCGTTGGTGCTTTTACAGAACGTTTGATCAATTGTGTACTGCAATCTTCCAAACTAATCAAAAATAGTACAGCCTTAAGCGGCGGTACCGTTTCGGTTTCTTTTGCTGCTGTTCAATATATCCGCGATACTGTTACTGACATCCGTTCCAAGAACATACTGTTACTGGGTGTTGGTAAAATAGGACGCAACACCTGTAAGAACCTTGTTGATTACCTGGAAACAACGAATATTACCCTAATCAACCGCACTACTGAAAAAGCGGCTGAATTGGCAAATGAGCTAGGCCTGAGCTGTGCTCCTTTAAGTGATCTTGATGCTCATATCAAAAAAGCCGATATCATTTTAGTAGCCACAAACGCAGCCGAGCCTACCATTTTAAAATCGCACTTAGAAGGCGGCTCTCAAAAACTGATCATTGATCTTTCTATTCCTTATAACGTAGAAGATGCAGCCCAACTGCTTCCGAATGTGCAAATGGTTAATGTGGACGAGCTTTCCAAACTAAAAGATGAGACCTTGAAGAAGCGCGAGGCAGAAGTGCCTAAGGCTAAAGGTATTATTGGAGAGTTGATGATTGAGTTTATGGACTGGTATGATATGCGCAAGCACGTACCGCTGCTGAAAGATCTGAAAAGCAAATTGAAATCGCTCTATACACATCATCAGCATCTACACCTGGCAACAACTACTTGCCCTAAAACATTGGATGTACAGATTCAACGAGTATTGAACGACACAGCCGGTAAGATCAAGTTGAACAATCAACGTGGCTGTCAATACATCAACGCTATTACTGAATTTATAAGTGCGAAAAATTAATGGCAGCACAAACTTTACGCATTGGAACCCGCGACAGCCAGTTGGCTGTGTGGCAAGCTACATTGGTACAGAATCTTTTGAAAGAAGCAGGTATTGCTTCTGAATTGGTATATATAAAAAGTGAAGGTGACATTGACACCATTACGCCATTATATGACTTGGGTGTAACGGGTGTTTTCACTAAAACATTGGATGCCGCACTCCTAAACAAACGCATTGATATTGCGGTGCATTCTATGAAGGATGTACCAACCAAACTGGCAGAAGGCATTCAGCAAGCTGCTGTTTTAAAAAGAGCTTCGCACAAAGACATACTTGTTTACAAAAACGAGCAGGACTTAGAGGCGATAGGATTCGTGAATGGAGAATGGAATGAAGGAGAGATCGTGAAACGTGAGACGTCAAACGTGAAAGGGTGCGATCAACATTCACCATTTACTATTGGTACTAGTTCTGTACGAAGGATAGCTCAATGGTTACATCGCTATCCTACTAATAAAGTGGAAAACCTGCGTGGTAACGTAAACACCCGTTTACGCAAGCTGGAAGAAAGCAATTGGCAAGGTGCCATTTTTGCTGCGGCAGGACTGGAGAGAATCAACCTTCGTCCGGAACACTCCATTAACCTGGATTGGATGTTGCCTGCTCCATCGCAAGGTGCTATTATGGTGGTATGCCGTGAAGGCGATCATCAAGCATTTGATGCCTGCCAACCTTTCAATGATGAAGCAACCGCATTATGCACAAAGATTGAGAAAGACTTCTTGCGTGTGTTAATGGGTGGCTGTACTACACCTATTAGTGGGCTGGCGGTTAAAAAAGGAGAAACCATACAATTCAACGGAAACATTTGTGCTCCGGATGGAAGTGACCTGGTGAGTATAGAAATTATAAAGGAAGTAAAAGACAGTGCAAACGTGGGTGAAGAAGCTGGCAAAACGCTGCTTTTAGACGCCCGCACCCAACATATCATAGAAACAGTACGGAATGGAAAGCAATAAAAAATACTTGCTCAGTACTCGTCCCTTACCCAAGACCGTTCATGAAGAAGGCGCCAAAAAGAATGTCATCATCGAAGAATTATCCTTCATAGCTACCCAGCCTATAGA
This genomic interval from Flavisolibacter tropicus contains the following:
- a CDS encoding hydroxymethylbilane synthase; this encodes MAAQTLRIGTRDSQLAVWQATLVQNLLKEAGIASELVYIKSEGDIDTITPLYDLGVTGVFTKTLDAALLNKRIDIAVHSMKDVPTKLAEGIQQAAVLKRASHKDILVYKNEQDLEAIGFVNGEWNEGEIVKRETSNVKGCDQHSPFTIGTSSVRRIAQWLHRYPTNKVENLRGNVNTRLRKLEESNWQGAIFAAAGLERINLRPEHSINLDWMLPAPSQGAIMVVCREGDHQAFDACQPFNDEATALCTKIEKDFLRVLMGGCTTPISGLAVKKGETIQFNGNICAPDGSDLVSIEIIKEVKDSANVGEEAGKTLLLDARTQHIIETVRNGKQ
- a CDS encoding CopD family protein, producing the protein MYFYIKALHIIFIVTWFAGMFYIVRLFIYNTEAKEKTEPERSILQKQFSIMIKRLWLGITWPSAILTLIFGPLVMFLGNWQNTLTEPEGRWLLIKLLFVVGLYAYHFTLHSMYKQQMQGIFKYSSQKLRVWNEVATIFLVAIVMLAAVKQSLSFVWGLTGLIAFVIILMTAIKIYKRARS
- a CDS encoding four helix bundle protein; this encodes MFLQLSHTKLDVFQVSKQLALECYKITKAFPSEEKFALVQQVRRAALSVHLNIAEGCSRTSAVERKRYFEISRGSVIEIHTALDIAECLGYCNQEQLSRLGKLIIQTFKILSGMMSSRN
- the hemH gene encoding ferrochelatase, encoding MKRAVVLMNLGSPDSTEVKDVKCYLDEFLMDERVIDKPWLMRALLVKGIIVPFRAPKSAEAYKSIWTDQGSPLIVISEQLGKALDKEVEEPVTIAMRYGNPSPKAAYDELVQQNPDLEEVILVPMYPHYAMSSYETAVEYAKEQYKKGGYAFKLTTIKPYYDNADYLEALAESMRPYLDKEYDQILFSYHGVPERHIYKGDITGQHCLKVPNCCDVPSKAHEYCYRHQCWQTSKMVTEMLGIPKEKWGFSFQSRLGRDPWLQPYTAMRFEQLPKEGVKKLLVVCPAFVSDCLETLEEIAVEGKEIFMHNGGESFEMIPCLNVHPLWVSTMAKWIKEYATGSKEMVLS
- the hemA gene encoding glutamyl-tRNA reductase, which translates into the protein MNSNDYKHISNFYVAGINYKKSDASIRGQFAITNEQYEAILTLAAERGLNELFILSTCNRTEIYGFGYSSEQLIDLLCSQTAGDAATFKKAAYIKKGQHAVEHVFQVGAGLDSQILGDYEIVGQLKTAVKFSKERGFVGAFTERLINCVLQSSKLIKNSTALSGGTVSVSFAAVQYIRDTVTDIRSKNILLLGVGKIGRNTCKNLVDYLETTNITLINRTTEKAAELANELGLSCAPLSDLDAHIKKADIILVATNAAEPTILKSHLEGGSQKLIIDLSIPYNVEDAAQLLPNVQMVNVDELSKLKDETLKKREAEVPKAKGIIGELMIEFMDWYDMRKHVPLLKDLKSKLKSLYTHHQHLHLATTTCPKTLDVQIQRVLNDTAGKIKLNNQRGCQYINAITEFISAKN